One stretch of Sander lucioperca isolate FBNREF2018 chromosome 13, SLUC_FBN_1.2, whole genome shotgun sequence DNA includes these proteins:
- the LOC116055022 gene encoding odorant receptor 131-2-like — protein sequence MVYLLQPKANVTENLDPGQDEQEIIFFGLFIVSSICSFFYINCVLLFTLRSKPVFCETSRFILLFNLLFADTFQQVPNLLLYILACFDMKIPYYACGFLVVVSVVAESISPLTLAVMSVERYVAVCLPLRHATIFTVRSTGMAIAVVWAFSFINILIRVFMLVHVFTIIPFDSHMNGFCSKEAMFFAPIFNDFEKVYASIVFLSVGLAIIGSYIGVALVATSASTDKASARKVLQTLLLHLIQLCLVLTSSMFSTIIIVIARTVGRLTVLRIYNVCFVFLSILPRCLSALIYGLRDQTIRPVLMQNLCCGWKGSVFPNKSR from the coding sequence ATGGTGTATTTACTGCAGCCTAAGGCCAATGTCACTGAAAATCTGGATCCAGGTCAAGACGAACAAGAAATAATATTTTTTGGCTTGTTTATCGTAAGCTcaatctgctcttttttctacattaatTGTGTTTTGCTGTTCACCCTGAGGAGTAAGCCGGTGTTTTGTGAGACATCCCGATTTATTCTGCTGTTTAATTTGCTCTTTGCAGACACTTTTCAGCAGGTACCAAACCTTCTGCTTTACATACTGGCTTGTTTTGATATGAAAATTCCATATTATGCATGTGGTTTCCTTGTTGTGGTCAGTGTTGTCGCAGAGTCAATCTCTCCTCTCACCTTGGCTGTGATGTCAGTTGAGAGATATGTAGCTGTATGCCTGCCTCTGAGGCATGCTACCATCTTCACCGTGAGAAGCACAGGCATGGCCATTGCTGTGGTGTGGGCCTTCAGTTTTATCAATATCCTCATTCGAGTTTTTATGCTGGTACATGTGTTCACAATAATCCCCTTTGATTCACATATGAATGGCTTTTGCTCTAAAGAAGCCATGTTTTTTGCACCAATCTTTAatgattttgaaaaagtgtatgCCAGCATTGTCTTTCTGTCAGTGGGTTTAGCAATCATCGGCTCCTATATTGGTGTAGCACTTGTAGCCACGTCTGCCTCAACAGACAAAGCATCAGCCAGAAAGGTTCTTCAAACGCTTCTGCTTCACCTGATTCAGCTATGCCTGGTTCTAACTTCTTCCATGTTCTCCACCATTATTATAGTCATTGCTAGAACAGTGGGGAGATTAACCGTTTTACGTATttacaatgtttgttttgtgttcttgAGTATCCTTCCAAGGTGTCTGAGTGCTCTCATCTATGGACTCAGGGATCAAACCATTAGACCCGTCCTCATGCAAAATCTGTGCTGTGGGTGGAAAGGCTCAGTTTTCCCCAACAAGAGCCGGTGA
- the LOC116055021 gene encoding odorant receptor 131-2-like, whose protein sequence is MVYLLQPKANVTENLDPGQDAYEILLLGLFIVISICSFFYIDCVLLFTLRSKPVLYETSRFILLFNLLFADTFQQVPNLLLYILAWINLKIPYYACGFLVLLCVVTDSISPLTLAVMSVERYVAVCLPLRHATIFTVRSTGMAIAVVWALSFINILIRVFMLVRVFTIIPFNPHMNEFCSKEALFFAPIFNDFEKVYASTLFVSVGLAIIGSYVGVALVATSASTDKASARKVLQTLLLHLIQLCLVLTSSMFSTIIIVIARTAGRLTVLRIYNVCFVFLSILPRCLSALIYGLRDQTIRPVLMHNLCCGWKSSVFPNKSR, encoded by the coding sequence ATGGTGTATTTGCTGCAGCCTAAGGCCAATGTCACTGAAAATCTGGATCCAGGTCAAGATGCATACGAGATACTGTTGTTGGGCTTGTTTATCGTAATCTCAATCTGCTCATTTTTCTACATTGACTGTGTTTTGCTGTTCACCCTGAGGAGTAAGCCGGTGCTTTATGAGACATCCCGATTTATTCTGCTGTTTAATTTGCTCTTTGCAGACACTTTTCAGCAGGTACCAAACCTTCTGCTTTACATACTGGCTTGGATTAATTTGAAAATTCCATATTATGCATGTGGTTTCCTTGTTCTGCTCTGTGTTGTCACAGATTCAATCTCTCCTCTCACCCTGGCTGTGATGTCAGTTGAGAGATATGTGGCTGTATGCCTGCCTCTGAGGCATGCTACCATCTTCACTGTGAGAAGCACAGGCATGGCCATTGCTGTGGTGTGGGCCCTTAGTTTTATCAATATCCTCATTCGAGTTTTTATGCTGGTACGTGTGTTCACAATAATCCCCTTTAATCCGCATATGAATGAGTTCTGCTCTAAAGAAGCCTTGTTTTTTGCACCAATCTTTAatgattttgaaaaagtgtatgCCAGCACTCTCTTTGTGTCAGTGGGTTTAGCAATCATCGGCTCCTATGTTGGTGTAGCACTTGTAGCCACGTCTGCCTCAACAGACAAAGCATCAGCCAGAAAGGTTCTTCAAACGCTTCTGCTTCACCTGATTCAGCTATGCCTGGTTCTAACTTCTTCCATGTTCTCCACCATTATTATAGTCATTGCTAGAACAGCGGGGAGATTAACCGTTTTACGTATttacaatgtttgttttgtgttcttgAGTATCCTTCCAAGGTGTCTGAGTGCTCTCATCTATGGACTCAGGGATCAAACCATTAGACCCGTCCTCATGCATAATCTGTGCTGTGGGTGGAAAAGCTCAGTTTTCCCCAACAAGAGCCGGTGA